In Desulfovibrio sp. UIB00, the following are encoded in one genomic region:
- a CDS encoding Trm112 family protein, giving the protein MPMETRELLQILACPKCLGNLVALEDNGSVAAFACKACGVVYPVRDNIPIMLVEEAIPLEDWNREHPAAKECA; this is encoded by the coding sequence ATGCCTATGGAAACCCGCGAGTTACTGCAAATTCTGGCTTGCCCCAAATGCCTGGGCAACCTTGTGGCGCTGGAAGACAACGGTTCAGTCGCCGCCTTTGCCTGCAAGGCCTGCGGCGTGGTTTATCCTGTGCGCGACAATATTCCCATCATGCTTGTGGAAGAAGCTATTCCTCTTGAAGACTGGAACAGGGAACACCCTGCTGCCAAGGAATGCGCCTGA
- the rplC gene encoding 50S ribosomal protein L3 — MAEKMGILGRKLGMTRIFDGAGAAVPVTVIEAGPCPVTQVKTADTDGYNAVQIALTPAKEKHSTKAMQGHFAKAGKGLFRHLREIRLAGAPEQELGQELTVEIFAAGDTVKVTGTSMGKGYQGRMRRWNFAGSKDTHGCEKVHRNNGSIGNNTFPGHVFKGRKMAGHWGNETVTEMGLTIVDVRPEDNVILVKGSVPGPKNGLVLIRKQ; from the coding sequence ATGGCTGAGAAAATGGGAATTTTGGGTCGCAAACTTGGTATGACCCGCATATTTGACGGCGCTGGCGCTGCCGTGCCCGTCACGGTGATTGAGGCCGGTCCGTGCCCCGTCACCCAGGTCAAAACTGCGGACACTGACGGCTACAACGCCGTTCAGATCGCGCTGACCCCCGCTAAGGAAAAGCACAGCACCAAGGCTATGCAGGGACACTTCGCCAAGGCTGGCAAGGGTCTTTTCCGCCATCTGCGCGAAATCCGCCTTGCGGGTGCGCCGGAACAGGAGCTGGGTCAGGAACTGACCGTTGAAATTTTCGCCGCAGGCGATACGGTCAAGGTGACCGGCACAAGCATGGGTAAAGGCTACCAGGGGCGTATGCGCCGCTGGAATTTCGCCGGTTCCAAAGATACCCACGGCTGCGAAAAGGTGCACCGCAACAATGGTTCCATTGGTAACAACACCTTTCCTGGCCACGTTTTTAAGGGTCGGAAAATGGCGGGCCATTGGGGCAATGAAACCGTTACGGAAATGGGCCTGACCATCGTTGATGTGCGTCCTGAGGACAACGTCATTCTGGTCAAAGGTTCCGTGCCCGGCCCCAAGAACGGGCTGGTGCTGATCCGCAAGCAGTAG
- a CDS encoding PHP domain-containing protein — protein sequence MKFIDLHTHTTASDGTDTPAQLVGNAHAAGLAAVAITDHDTLSGLDEGQQTGRELGIEVVRGCEISTGTELGELHILGLWLPENPQPLLEKLRWLREMRAERNVGIVKKLQDLGYDISMEEVLAAAKGESVGRPHIAAVMLRKGFAKDPRQVFKEFLGSRGKAYLPKTVLEPDESVRLLASMGATVCLAHPLLWKAPAGWLDAMVARLKEYGLSAIEAYHSEHSDADVRTCLALAKRFDLGVSGGSDYHGSNKPTIRLGQGYGGLRVSAAVLESLKERRDAAGLHI from the coding sequence ATGAAATTTATTGATCTGCACACGCATACCACCGCTTCTGACGGTACTGATACTCCGGCCCAGCTTGTGGGCAATGCCCATGCCGCAGGCCTTGCAGCAGTGGCAATTACTGACCACGATACCCTGTCTGGCCTTGACGAGGGGCAGCAGACCGGGCGCGAGCTTGGTATTGAGGTTGTGCGCGGCTGCGAAATTTCGACAGGCACGGAACTGGGTGAACTGCACATTCTTGGCCTGTGGCTACCGGAAAATCCCCAGCCTTTGCTGGAAAAACTGCGCTGGCTGCGCGAAATGCGGGCAGAGCGCAATGTGGGCATAGTAAAAAAGTTGCAGGATCTCGGCTACGACATCAGCATGGAAGAAGTGCTGGCGGCGGCCAAGGGAGAGAGCGTGGGGCGACCGCATATCGCGGCGGTGATGCTGCGCAAGGGCTTTGCCAAGGATCCCCGGCAGGTTTTTAAAGAATTTCTGGGCAGCCGGGGCAAGGCGTATCTGCCCAAAACCGTGCTGGAACCTGATGAAAGCGTCCGGTTGCTGGCCTCCATGGGGGCGACGGTATGCCTGGCGCATCCGCTGCTCTGGAAGGCCCCCGCAGGGTGGCTGGACGCTATGGTGGCCCGCCTCAAGGAATACGGACTCAGCGCCATCGAGGCCTATCACAGCGAACACTCCGATGCCGATGTACGCACCTGCCTGGCCCTGGCCAAGCGTTTTGATCTTGGCGTTTCCGGCGGATCGGACTATCACGGATCAAACAAGCCCACGATCCGGCTGGGTCAGGGCTACGGGGGCTTGCGCGTCAGCGCGGCTGTGCTTGAAAGTTTGAAAGAACGCCGGGACGCTGCCGGCCTCCATATCTGA
- a CDS encoding GNAT family N-acetyltransferase, translated as MRILHKQQHLPPLEGPRLEPHPFRGAGVPPDEHDGAPLVPVARPERGSAAQGTAAPHREAPSGKDVGTEAFELRQLGEEDFEEFEALLRYAFQVSTSEMARIGWSDMEMKQSKMPIFEASHVMGWFYKGHLASQIVIYPMEVNIQGEICKMGGITGVATYPEYTGRGLIHSLIGKSLEYMRSQQQIVSYLCPYSIPLYRKHGWEIVSDKMTFAIKDTQLPKRHPVDGQIERVDIECEDLHRVYKYFALQEHGALIRGKLEWEEYWRWDSDDVMAAVYYSADGKPLGYVIYYIENEVFSIKEMVYLNQEAKYGIWNYISAHFSMITKVEGANYTGEPIAFQFEDSEIDESIQPYAMARIVDVQRFIELYSFQFEDPKLTLELEVSDVMAPWNNGIFHVSWRDGRTFCEKVNTWSTGHRLSLDIKTLTTMLMGYKRPTYLYNNDRIDMDYHLLKTLETLIPPDKPYFSDYF; from the coding sequence ATGCGTATTCTTCATAAACAGCAACATCTTCCCCCTCTTGAGGGGCCAAGGCTTGAGCCGCATCCTTTTCGTGGCGCAGGGGTGCCCCCTGACGAACACGATGGCGCGCCACTTGTTCCTGTTGCCCGACCCGAGCGCGGGTCAGCCGCGCAGGGCACCGCCGCCCCCCACAGAGAAGCCCCTTCGGGCAAGGACGTAGGTACAGAAGCCTTTGAACTGCGCCAGCTTGGCGAAGAGGATTTTGAGGAGTTTGAGGCCCTGCTGCGCTACGCCTTTCAGGTCAGCACATCTGAGATGGCCCGCATCGGCTGGTCTGACATGGAGATGAAGCAGTCCAAGATGCCCATATTTGAGGCCTCGCACGTCATGGGCTGGTTCTACAAGGGGCACCTTGCCTCGCAGATCGTCATCTACCCGATGGAAGTGAACATCCAGGGCGAAATCTGCAAAATGGGCGGCATCACCGGGGTGGCAACGTATCCCGAATACACGGGGCGGGGGCTGATCCATTCGCTCATCGGCAAAAGCCTAGAATACATGCGCTCGCAGCAGCAGATCGTTTCCTACCTCTGCCCCTATTCCATCCCCCTGTACCGCAAGCACGGCTGGGAAATTGTTTCGGACAAGATGACCTTTGCCATCAAGGACACCCAGTTACCCAAGCGCCACCCCGTGGACGGGCAGATCGAGCGCGTGGACATCGAGTGCGAAGACCTGCACCGCGTTTACAAGTATTTTGCGCTTCAGGAACACGGCGCGCTCATTCGCGGCAAGCTGGAGTGGGAGGAATACTGGCGCTGGGATTCGGACGACGTCATGGCGGCGGTGTACTACAGCGCCGACGGCAAGCCTCTGGGCTATGTTATCTACTACATTGAAAATGAAGTTTTTAGCATCAAGGAAATGGTCTACCTGAACCAGGAGGCCAAGTACGGCATCTGGAACTACATCAGCGCCCATTTTTCCATGATTACCAAGGTGGAAGGAGCCAATTACACAGGCGAGCCCATTGCCTTCCAGTTTGAAGACAGTGAAATTGACGAGAGCATTCAGCCTTACGCCATGGCCCGCATTGTGGATGTGCAGCGCTTTATTGAGCTGTACTCCTTCCAGTTTGAAGACCCCAAGCTGACCCTTGAACTGGAAGTGAGTGATGTCATGGCCCCGTGGAACAACGGCATCTTCCATGTAAGTTGGCGTGACGGCCGCACTTTTTGCGAAAAGGTAAATACCTGGAGCACGGGCCATCGCCTTTCGCTGGATATCAAAACGCTCACAACGATGCTGATGGGCTACAAGCGCCCCACCTATCTGTACAATAATGACCGCATCGACATGGACTATCATCTGCTGAAAACGCTGGAGACGCTGATCCCGCCGGACAAGCCGTATTTTTCGGATTATTTTTGA
- the rpsJ gene encoding 30S ribosomal protein S10, protein MTTVSSDRIRIKLKAYDYRILDKAVAEIVDTARNTGAGVAGPIPLPTNIHKYTVQRSVHVDKKSREQFEMRIHKRLMDILEPTQQTVDALGKLSLPAGVDVEIKL, encoded by the coding sequence ATGACGACAGTTAGCAGCGATCGCATTCGGATCAAGCTCAAAGCCTACGATTACCGCATTCTGGATAAAGCCGTTGCGGAAATCGTGGATACGGCGCGCAATACCGGTGCCGGTGTGGCGGGACCAATTCCCCTGCCCACCAACATTCACAAGTACACCGTGCAGCGTTCCGTGCATGTGGACAAAAAGTCCCGTGAGCAGTTTGAAATGCGCATTCACAAGCGGCTCATGGATATCCTGGAACCCACGCAGCAGACCGTCGACGCGCTGGGCAAGCTTTCGTTGCCCGCCGGTGTGGACGTGGAAATCAAGCTCTAG
- a CDS encoding response regulator has product MSMIDAANRAKLNSYQDTVINYITKENGHILAVSDDQAFCTQLRLTLAKEMGLTAQSIFTAVADPRMMLRELRDILARHPAPLIFMERSIGGQDLSFLVGQIKQAFTALKIIVLTSDVQRDRLMLLHEVGADNFIAKPVSANTLIEKMAFTLKPQSKLGQVIDVAKRLLAQKKYDMALTACQKVLQLKPGSAAAFLLMGDIFRATQQYDKARIAYESAAKSADLYLAPLQRLAEMYAEIGDVPQQVRYLEKLDSISPLNVNRKVSLGEAHLANGDVEKAEAFFEKAVVQMNREAADGLSALSSRIAGIYGERDPEKAEKFLRNSLEAKGKRLGREDLALFNQLGISLRRQGRWQDAITEYKRAIKIAPDDPTLYYNVGMAFAEGADFIQAKANLVKALDLEPEMVKSSASIACNFGAVFLQSGDRDRSVQFFQLALALKPGMKLALQGLERAKK; this is encoded by the coding sequence ATGTCCATGATTGATGCCGCTAACAGGGCAAAACTAAATTCATACCAAGACACTGTCATTAATTACATTACGAAAGAGAATGGACATATTCTGGCAGTGAGCGATGACCAGGCTTTCTGCACGCAGTTACGCCTTACCCTTGCCAAAGAGATGGGCCTTACGGCGCAAAGTATATTCACCGCTGTTGCCGACCCCCGCATGATGCTGCGTGAGCTGCGCGACATTCTGGCCCGGCACCCTGCCCCTCTTATCTTTATGGAACGCAGTATCGGCGGCCAGGATCTGAGCTTTCTCGTGGGCCAGATCAAGCAGGCCTTCACCGCTCTCAAGATTATTGTGCTCACAAGCGATGTGCAGCGCGACCGTCTCATGCTTCTTCACGAAGTTGGGGCAGACAATTTTATTGCCAAGCCCGTTTCTGCCAATACACTCATTGAAAAAATGGCTTTTACCCTCAAACCGCAAAGCAAGCTTGGGCAGGTCATTGACGTTGCCAAGAGGTTGCTGGCGCAGAAAAAATACGACATGGCTTTGACAGCCTGTCAAAAAGTTCTGCAGCTCAAGCCTGGCAGCGCTGCGGCGTTTCTGCTTATGGGCGATATCTTCCGCGCCACCCAGCAATACGACAAAGCCCGAATTGCCTATGAGTCTGCCGCTAAATCCGCCGATCTTTACCTTGCCCCGCTTCAGCGCCTTGCTGAAATGTACGCGGAAATTGGCGATGTGCCCCAGCAGGTGCGCTATCTCGAAAAGCTGGATTCCATCTCGCCCCTCAACGTGAACCGAAAAGTCAGCCTCGGCGAGGCCCATCTGGCCAACGGCGATGTGGAAAAGGCCGAGGCCTTTTTTGAAAAGGCTGTGGTACAGATGAACCGGGAAGCTGCCGATGGCCTCAGCGCGCTTTCAAGCCGCATTGCCGGCATTTATGGCGAGCGTGACCCGGAAAAGGCAGAAAAATTTCTGCGCAACAGTCTTGAGGCCAAGGGCAAACGACTGGGACGGGAAGACCTGGCCCTGTTCAACCAGCTGGGCATCAGCCTGCGCAGGCAGGGCCGCTGGCAGGACGCCATTACGGAGTACAAGCGCGCCATCAAAATCGCCCCCGACGATCCAACGCTCTATTATAATGTAGGCATGGCCTTTGCTGAAGGCGCGGATTTTATCCAAGCCAAGGCAAATCTGGTAAAGGCTCTGGATCTGGAACCGGAAATGGTCAAGAGCAGCGCTTCCATCGCCTGCAACTTTGGAGCGGTCTTTCTTCAGTCGGGCGACCGAGATAGGTCGGTGCAGTTTTTTCAGTTGGCCCTTGCCCTCAAGCCCGGCATGAAACTTGCCCTTCAAGGATTGGAGCGCGCAAAAAAATGA
- a CDS encoding multidrug efflux SMR transporter, with amino-acid sequence MAWFALSLAVVTEILWALSLKWASSLGNWQAAAVPIVLSFVNMGLLALAMRGLPAGMTYALWTGAGTVGVVLGGALFFGDKISLPQLFFIALIIIGSVGTKFFSPQA; translated from the coding sequence ATGGCATGGTTTGCATTGAGTTTGGCTGTAGTGACAGAGATTTTGTGGGCGCTCAGCCTCAAGTGGGCTTCTTCGCTGGGTAACTGGCAGGCTGCAGCAGTGCCCATTGTGCTGAGCTTTGTGAATATGGGCCTGCTGGCACTGGCCATGCGCGGGCTCCCGGCTGGCATGACCTATGCCCTCTGGACAGGTGCCGGCACTGTGGGCGTTGTCTTGGGCGGAGCGCTTTTTTTCGGCGACAAGATTTCGCTGCCCCAGCTGTTTTTCATCGCCCTTATTATCATTGGCAGCGTAGGGACGAAGTTTTTTTCACCCCAGGCATAG
- the yfcE gene encoding phosphodiesterase, with the protein MRLLVASDLHGSVESLLFLLEKARELTPDALVLLGDLVYHGPRNPLPQGYDTRSVLQTMPDLSALPCPVVAVRGNCDAEVDLCLLPFAVTESSWIEADGLSIFASHGHHLPERPPCPGIKPGTVLLRGHTHVPRGETIDGLHFWNPGSLSLPKSGSPRTYGLIENGVFCVLDMQGGEILRHAPAPR; encoded by the coding sequence ATGCGTCTGCTTGTTGCCTCCGACCTGCACGGGTCTGTTGAAAGTCTGCTTTTTTTGCTGGAAAAAGCGCGAGAACTTACCCCTGACGCACTGGTGCTGCTGGGCGATCTGGTTTACCACGGCCCGCGCAACCCTTTGCCGCAGGGCTATGACACCCGCTCGGTGCTGCAAACCATGCCGGATCTTTCGGCCCTGCCCTGCCCGGTGGTGGCAGTGCGCGGCAACTGCGATGCCGAGGTTGATCTGTGCCTTTTGCCCTTTGCAGTCACAGAGTCCTCCTGGATTGAAGCAGACGGCCTGAGCATTTTTGCCAGCCACGGGCACCACCTGCCCGAACGCCCGCCCTGCCCCGGCATCAAGCCCGGAACGGTTCTCTTGCGGGGGCATACCCATGTGCCGCGCGGCGAAACCATTGACGGCCTGCACTTCTGGAACCCCGGCTCACTTTCCCTGCCCAAGAGCGGCTCGCCCCGCACCTACGGCCTTATAGAAAACGGCGTCTTTTGCGTGCTGGACATGCAGGGCGGCGAAATATTGCGCCACGCCCCCGCACCGCGCTAA
- the rplW gene encoding 50S ribosomal protein L23: METTSVLLKPLLTEKTTLIKDEAQQVAFMVHTLANKLEIKQAVEKAFDVKVEAVNVVRRAPMNRERQGRVVGRKPGWKKAYVTLRQGDKIEFFEGV, from the coding sequence ATGGAAACCACTTCTGTTCTGCTCAAGCCCCTGCTGACCGAAAAGACGACCTTGATCAAGGACGAAGCCCAGCAGGTGGCCTTTATGGTCCACACCCTGGCCAACAAGCTTGAAATCAAGCAGGCCGTGGAAAAGGCTTTTGATGTTAAAGTGGAAGCCGTCAACGTAGTGCGCCGCGCCCCCATGAACAGGGAGCGTCAGGGTCGCGTTGTTGGCCGTAAGCCCGGCTGGAAGAAAGCGTATGTTACGCTGCGCCAGGGCGATAAAATTGAGTTCTTCGAGGGAGTGTAA
- the rplD gene encoding 50S ribosomal protein L4, translating into MATVKVYDQNKQESGEITLASDVFEIEVRPEILNLVARAQMAAKRAGTHMAKTRALVSGGGVKPWKQKGTGRARSGSNRSPIWRGGAIIFGPSPRDYSFKVNSKVRALAMKMALSSRLAAATLMVVKGIELPEAKTKHFAKVADTLGLSKALIVAPAEDSALVRSARNIPGLTMTTVDRLSVLEILKHKQLVLLEGAIEPVQARFAKKGA; encoded by the coding sequence ATGGCTACCGTGAAAGTATATGACCAGAACAAGCAGGAAAGCGGCGAAATCACGCTGGCTTCCGACGTGTTCGAAATCGAGGTGAGGCCTGAAATCCTCAATCTCGTGGCGCGCGCCCAGATGGCGGCCAAACGCGCCGGCACGCATATGGCAAAGACCCGTGCGCTGGTTTCCGGCGGCGGCGTTAAGCCCTGGAAGCAGAAGGGTACGGGCCGCGCCCGTTCCGGCTCCAACCGTTCGCCCATTTGGCGCGGTGGTGCCATCATCTTCGGACCCAGCCCCCGCGATTACAGCTTCAAGGTTAACAGCAAGGTGCGCGCCCTGGCCATGAAGATGGCCCTGTCGAGCCGCTTGGCTGCCGCAACCCTGATGGTGGTCAAGGGTATTGAACTGCCCGAAGCCAAGACCAAGCATTTCGCCAAGGTTGCCGACACGCTGGGCCTTTCCAAGGCTCTCATCGTGGCTCCCGCCGAAGACAGCGCGCTGGTTCGTTCCGCTCGCAACATTCCGGGCCTCACCATGACCACTGTCGATCGCCTGAGCGTGCTTGAAATCCTCAAGCACAAGCAGCTTGTTCTGCTTGAAGGCGCTATCGAACCTGTTCAGGCTCGTTTCGCAAAGAAGGGGGCGTAA
- the secA gene encoding preprotein translocase subunit SecA, translating to MFGFLFKKIFGSTNDRYLRKLHPMVQRINAFEPEMQQLADADFPVRIAQYRQEVQDGTRTLDALLPEVFALVREASSRRLGMRHYDVQLIGGMVLHKGKIAEMKTGEGKTLVATLPVVLNALSGKGVHVVTVNDYLAKRDSAWMGQLYEFLGLSTGVIVHGLDDEERKAEYAKDITYGTNNEFGFDYLRDNMKFYANQLVQRGHNFAIVDEVDSILIDEARTPLIISGASDESVGMYRTVDDIVRQLTAEHYTVDEKARTAMLTDEGVARCEELLKLDNLFDPANITAQHHVMQSLKAHQIFKRDVDYIVQEDQVIIVDEFTGRLMAGRRYSDGLHQALEAKEHVTIAAENQTLASITFQNYFRLYDKLSGMTGTADTEAVEFHQIYSLEVISIPPNRPMVRKDYPDLIYRSRQEKFDAIVEAIAELHKKEQPVLVGTISIETSEMLSQRLSKLGIPHSVLNAKQHEKEAEIVALAGQKGRVTIATNMAGRGTDIMLGEGVVDLGGLHILGTERHESRRIDNQLRGRSGRQGDPGSSRFYLSLEDDLMRLFGSDRIKGLMEKLGLRDGEAIENAMVTRAVEGAQKRVEAHHFEIRKTLLDYDNVMNQQREVIYTLRRELMVEGDLEPVLQEFMSDVLDDVYSPLASLPVDGQDEARAAALARLRDVFNLDRVLEEGARLPEREETEVMAQGILDKLKAETGPTYADILRYFLLEELDRCWKEHLRNMDALRDGIGLRGYGQRDPKLEYKREGFEMFQAMLFQIRESVFRALTRIRVQIEPIPAEPEQQEVETPVDEPQHSPVSREYRHKESNSQLSYSSGGSISEDPKKPAKAAPRIGRNDLCPCGSGKKYKKCCGQDK from the coding sequence ATGTTTGGTTTTCTTTTTAAAAAAATCTTCGGCAGCACCAATGACCGCTACTTGCGCAAGCTCCACCCCATGGTGCAGCGCATCAATGCGTTCGAGCCTGAAATGCAGCAACTGGCCGATGCAGATTTTCCTGTACGCATAGCGCAATACCGGCAGGAAGTGCAGGATGGCACCAGGACTCTGGACGCTCTGCTGCCCGAAGTTTTTGCTCTGGTGCGCGAGGCCTCAAGCCGCAGACTGGGCATGCGCCACTATGACGTGCAGCTCATCGGCGGCATGGTGCTGCACAAGGGCAAGATTGCTGAAATGAAGACCGGTGAAGGCAAAACCCTTGTGGCCACCCTGCCTGTTGTGCTCAATGCCCTGTCTGGCAAGGGCGTACATGTGGTTACGGTCAACGACTACCTCGCCAAACGCGACTCGGCCTGGATGGGCCAGCTGTATGAATTCCTCGGCCTGAGTACAGGCGTTATCGTGCATGGCCTTGATGACGAAGAGCGCAAGGCCGAGTACGCCAAGGACATCACCTACGGCACCAACAATGAATTCGGCTTTGACTACCTGCGCGACAACATGAAGTTCTACGCCAACCAGCTGGTGCAACGCGGGCACAATTTTGCCATTGTGGACGAAGTGGACTCCATCCTCATTGACGAAGCCAGAACGCCGCTCATCATTTCCGGCGCTTCTGATGAATCGGTGGGCATGTACCGCACGGTGGACGACATTGTCCGCCAGCTTACCGCCGAACACTACACCGTGGACGAAAAAGCCCGTACCGCCATGCTCACCGATGAAGGCGTAGCCCGGTGCGAAGAACTGCTCAAGCTGGACAACCTTTTTGACCCCGCCAACATCACGGCCCAGCACCACGTGATGCAGTCGCTCAAGGCACATCAGATTTTCAAACGCGATGTGGATTATATTGTTCAGGAAGATCAGGTAATTATTGTTGACGAATTTACAGGCCGCCTTATGGCTGGCCGCCGCTATTCAGATGGCCTGCATCAGGCGCTGGAAGCCAAGGAACACGTCACCATCGCAGCTGAAAACCAGACGCTTGCCTCCATCACCTTCCAGAACTACTTCCGCCTGTACGACAAACTTTCGGGCATGACGGGTACTGCGGATACAGAAGCTGTGGAATTCCATCAGATATACAGCCTCGAAGTTATCTCCATCCCGCCCAACAGGCCCATGGTTCGCAAGGATTATCCTGACCTTATCTACCGTTCGCGGCAGGAAAAGTTTGACGCCATCGTTGAAGCCATTGCCGAACTGCACAAAAAAGAGCAGCCCGTGCTTGTGGGCACAATTTCCATTGAAACGTCCGAAATGCTTTCCCAGAGGCTGAGCAAGCTCGGCATTCCGCACAGCGTGCTCAATGCCAAGCAGCATGAAAAAGAAGCCGAAATCGTGGCGCTGGCAGGCCAGAAAGGCCGCGTCACCATTGCCACCAACATGGCAGGCCGTGGCACGGACATCATGCTGGGCGAGGGTGTTGTGGATCTGGGCGGTCTGCACATTCTCGGCACCGAACGGCACGAAAGCCGCCGCATCGACAACCAGTTGCGTGGCCGCTCGGGCCGTCAGGGCGACCCCGGCTCTTCGCGCTTCTACCTCTCGCTGGAAGACGACCTCATGCGCCTCTTTGGCTCTGACCGCATCAAGGGCCTCATGGAAAAGCTGGGCCTGCGCGATGGCGAAGCCATTGAAAACGCCATGGTTACCCGCGCGGTGGAAGGCGCTCAAAAGCGTGTGGAAGCCCACCACTTTGAAATACGCAAAACACTGCTCGATTATGACAACGTCATGAACCAGCAACGAGAAGTTATCTACACCCTGCGCCGCGAACTCATGGTTGAAGGAGACCTTGAGCCTGTTTTGCAGGAATTCATGAGCGATGTGCTGGATGATGTGTACAGCCCGCTGGCATCCCTGCCTGTGGACGGGCAGGACGAAGCCCGCGCCGCAGCTCTGGCGCGTCTGCGCGATGTCTTCAACCTCGACAGGGTGCTTGAAGAAGGCGCGCGCCTTCCCGAGCGTGAAGAAACCGAAGTGATGGCACAGGGCATTCTTGACAAGCTCAAGGCGGAAACCGGCCCCACTTATGCCGACATTCTTCGTTACTTCCTGCTGGAAGAGCTTGACCGCTGCTGGAAAGAACATTTGCGCAACATGGACGCCCTGCGCGATGGCATAGGCCTACGCGGCTACGGTCAGCGCGATCCCAAGCTTGAATACAAGCGCGAAGGCTTTGAAATGTTCCAGGCCATGCTGTTCCAGATTCGTGAGAGCGTGTTCCGCGCCCTTACGCGCATCCGTGTACAGATTGAGCCTATCCCCGCCGAGCCGGAACAGCAGGAAGTGGAAACACCGGTTGATGAACCCCAGCATTCCCCTGTTTCGCGGGAATACCGCCATAAGGAAAGCAACTCACAGCTTTCCTACTCCAGCGGCGGCAGTATTTCGGAAGACCCCAAAAAGCCCGCCAAGGCCGCGCCGCGTATTGGGCGCAATGACCTTTGCCCCTGCGGCAGCGGCAAAAAGTACAAAAAGTGCTGCGGGCAGGATAAGTAA
- a CDS encoding Maf family protein, producing MASGLELLLASASPRRRQFLTEWGIPFRLALTSADEPRPEQGESPETYTRRAATAKALASGHALRQQGAASGLQPVILAADTVVAVDGDILGKPENPAHAMRMLERLNGRGHEVISAVCLLLPADAAFSPAQAAGSASTNTGPTVDECGVDSFLMLSFSDTSRVFLHHWPQPVLQAYLDTGEPHDKAGAYAIQGQGAVLVERVDGSWSTVVGLPVTQLAQVMLDRGLMLPCA from the coding sequence ATGGCCTCAGGCCTTGAACTGCTCCTGGCCTCTGCCTCGCCACGCAGGCGGCAGTTTTTAACCGAATGGGGAATCCCCTTCCGTCTGGCCCTCACCAGTGCTGACGAACCGCGCCCGGAACAAGGCGAATCCCCGGAGACGTATACTCGGCGCGCTGCTACTGCCAAAGCTTTGGCATCAGGCCATGCCCTCCGCCAGCAAGGCGCTGCCAGCGGATTGCAACCCGTGATTCTGGCCGCAGATACCGTCGTGGCTGTGGATGGCGATATTCTTGGCAAGCCGGAAAATCCGGCCCATGCCATGCGCATGCTGGAGCGACTCAATGGTCGCGGGCATGAAGTTATCAGCGCTGTGTGCCTGCTGCTGCCTGCCGATGCAGCCTTTAGCCCTGCACAAGCCGCAGGGTCTGCCAGCACCAATACTGGCCCCACTGTGGACGAATGCGGTGTTGATTCGTTTCTCATGCTGTCATTCAGCGACACCAGCCGTGTTTTCCTCCACCACTGGCCTCAGCCTGTACTGCAAGCCTACCTGGACACCGGAGAGCCGCACGACAAAGCGGGCGCATATGCCATTCAGGGGCAAGGAGCCGTGCTGGTTGAGCGCGTTGACGGCTCCTGGAGCACGGTAGTGGGCCTGCCCGTCACCCAGCTTGCCCAGGTCATGCTGGACAGGGGCCTCATGCTGCCCTGCGCCTGA